Below is a window of Cheilinus undulatus linkage group 8, ASM1832078v1, whole genome shotgun sequence DNA.
TTTTGTTCAATTAATACTCCACCACCTGTCTCACCTTTTGTCTTGCCAACTCATTAAACTGCCGGTCTTCAGATAAGTCTAATTTAGCCTCCTTGGCTTACTGATGCTCCAGTTAGGTTCACAAGTATTTAACAAGTATTGCTTTCGTTTACCACCACGATGGATTTTAAATCAAACCACAGCAAGCTACAACAGAAAACCACGGCATCCATAGAGACACCTCCCTTGACAATTTCTCACAAAGGGTATAGGATGAAGTCAAAACGTATCTACCTCTATAtctaaagaaaattaaagtattttaaagGCCAAGACATTCACATTTACAAAGAATACAGATACCGCATAAGCAACaaaattcaatgtttttttttacataaaaaccaGTCGTTGGATTAACGAACGAATGAGCAaacgaatgaatgaatgaatgaatattttatttacgTGTCTGGTCATTTACATGACCCatcccatatggatggataaagATTCCAGAATCAGGCCAGCAATACTATAATCCAATACTATGAACCAACACAGCCCCCCCAACAAAGTAGCATTGttccaaacaaaataaaatgtgtatcCCTAAGAAATTTATAAGCCTCTTAACAGTCTTATACATTTATCTGTTGTAAGTAactcttcttctcctttcccATGCTTTAAAGAGATAGTCAGACAAAGCAAAGACATTATCAAAAAGATATTTCATTAAAGTACTGTCATCCATATCAATTAAATCAAGACCAGGATACCAGACTTTACTAAACAAAGTTTCCCGTAGATCATGATACAATGGacagtacaaaataaaatgaatttcattttcCACCACATTTGGATTAACAGTGAAGATAGTGTTACAAATGTACTCTCTGCTCTTCCATTTTAAACctcaaatattttgttttcgAAAAATTGTTTAACTATCACTGaaggtttacattttcatttcttcACTACAAGACGTAAGTGTGGACTCTCAGCTCGAATTTAAGGGGTTTCACAATAACATGTCTTATTATTTAGGAATTATAGCCATTTTATTCAGATAACTTCTATTAAAAGGAGCTCAAAAGTATTTAgaccaaataaaaaaattgaaaatgtaacTGCAGCTTTAATACCTGGATGAAATCCCTTTACAGTTAATGTCAGTCTACAGTCAGGGCATCACCATATTCTGAATGTCTTGtctgaggaaatttcaccaggCCTTTACTCCTGCAGTTTCTGTTTGGTTGTGTGTCTGCCTTCAGATTTGCTCTCTGTAACTGAGAAGCGTGCTTCATTGTGTTGAGATCAGCTGACTTACTCGGCCATTGAAGAATATTCAATTTGTTTGCATTCAGAAACTTGGGTTGCTTTGGCAGTATGCGTTGGGTCATCCATTCTGCACTGTAAAGCCCCATTCAGTCAGTTTTGCAGGGTTAGGCTGAATGTAAGCAGAGTACAGCCCTATACAGTCTGATTTATTGGAGACATAACCTTAATGGATACAAACGATGCTACTTTGTACTTCATAGGTTTAAATCATTACATCATATCCAACAGACAGTCCTGTAAAGGTACCAATAGCTGAAAGAGTGCAGAGCTTAAAATGCGTTAACCTGTAGTTTCTGATAAAGtttgttcttctctttttctgcaggactctggagaaaaacaaaaagaaaggaaagatcTTTTAAAGACAGTCGGCAGGACCACCCCAACTCAAGTTTTTCTGTTTGCCAACGTTGCCAGTCAGGATGCCAGTGTGTGGCACTGACATCACCCACCTCCTCCTTCCCTTCTTCCCCTCTTtcctcccctccccctccccctcttcctctacccctctcctctcctccctgtcCCTGCTCTGTCTGCCAGCACAGCTGCGCTCCTTCTCCCTGCTACCAGAGGGAGCTCTGGAGCTTGTAAGTGAGGAGGTGGAGGGGTCTCCCGATCAGAACTGCCACCACAGAGCCTCCTTGCTGCCTCGGGACTCATTATCATGAAAGAATGTGTTAAATGTGCCGACAGACATAAATACCCCGTTTTAGAAAGGCCAAACccacattattattttaattattattattattattgatgttattattattattgttgttgttataacTGAATACTGTCCCCGCCCCGATTTGCTGCTCTCTTCTTTTCCTCCCAAGGTTGCTTTTAAATGACTGATGTGTACAGTTTTATGGAGAGTACTGCAGATAAAAAATTAACCCATGAATCATGTGTGACTGTTGTACAATCAAGTTCTGGTGAATTGTATTTGTTTACAGGAAAAATGAAAGTAACAGTATATGAACTTTAACATGCTCTTCTGTCGTGTATTTAAGTAAGACGAGGACAAGGCATTAACTaatcctttttgttttgttttgagtgTATCTGGTTAACCTTTAATAACCCTCTTCTTATGAGTGCGACAGcctaaaatgaaaaagtgtcaacagaaaaaaaaacctgaactcaagaaaaacattaaaaaagcacCTTGGGcctttttatagattttaaaaaatggctaaaaattatttgttttctgaaatgtaacgctttcttttctcctctgtgtttaGCTTTTTCCACTAGCCTTGGACCACCATTTATAACGTCATAAGTGTTATATTTCactttagtttatttttctatataCCGAGCCAGCTGAAGTTCTTTTGTATGTTAAGAAACTCCTCAGAGACTTGAGAGCAGCGTCCACTGTTGAAAAGAGAAACACGTCTTTCACATATAACAGTGACCACAGACgctttaaagaaaacacaatgtTTCAATCACTCTGCGGGAACCGATCAGTGAGAAATGAAGAGTCAACACCGCAATTTGCTTGGCTATGTACTCCAtctctgtatttttaattttatttttcatttgtattgTACAAAGTCACTTAATAAACCTGTGATGATACTGAGGAGTGAGAGGGGTTTATTATGAAGACCtttgtgaacatttttatgattatGACACTTTCCTTACAATTTATCATTTACTGTTGCAGAGATGCATTTACAAATTCcagttttcaacattttattaaaacactAGATGGCGCTGTTCCTCTGTAAACACTGACAGTAGCTTCAAACCCCTGTATGTTGAATATGACATTTCGTTATGGAAGAATGACACCTGACTCGATCAGAAACCTTAAAGTTGTCAGCCTTAACtcaaacaaaatgacaaaaagacgCAGATCTTCAGTCCTGTGTGCAGCTCAAAAGTCTCCTGCATGGATGAAATCATCAGTTACCAGGCAGATTTTTAACTGACAATGCCATTTACTTAATTTCACACCACTCTGCATACCATACCTTAATCTTCAAAGCCTCTTTTTCCCATCAGACCCACAAAGGTCTGAAATCTGTGCcctgggaaaaaaagaaaaccagttGAAATATCTTTTTCAATCCTAAAGCGTTTGTGATGTTGCCAGCatgcaaaataaatacacatacgTTTACGAGCTGTTTgcgtttttgctgtttttttagaggaaagaaggaaaatCCTTGATTAGTGAAGCtgtcttaaaataaataagGTGTTGATTGATGTAAAGTAAAATTTTCTACCAAATTCTTTCTTCCCCAGAAGTCCAAGATATTGGCGTGGCACTTTTCTGGTCATTCTCTCCAAGAAATCTTGAATCTCTCCAGAGTTTGGCCATTTGTTCTGGTATGAACCCAAAAGACAGGCAATTGTTATCTTCATATATTATATTTCATACAAGACCACacttatttttcagtttcaacTATGTAATAGAAACATTTCACAGAGAGCTTCAACACAGAAGATGTCTAAAGTGATTAGAAATTACGttatctttattctttaatgaaaaaaaaaaatcattcaatgTGGCTCCACTATAAAGGCTCTTACCTCCTCGAATCCTTCTCTCCAGTTGTCAGCATCCATGTCTTGACAGAAAACGTTTGTAAGAAGCAGCACAGCGATCAGAACAACGACCTCCATCAGTGCAAACTGTGCGTAATTTCCACCCAAATTCCTCTGCGTAAAAGGTGACTTCCCTCTGTATTTGTTAAAGATTGTAACAAAAACTGTATGCAGGAGGTCCACAGGTGAATTTATTATACTCAAAGCCGACAGAATGTAGTCACTCTGTCTTTCCTTCTGATGAGTCTTTGCGCAACGGAGGTCCATTTGCGCACAAGGGCTTTTACGCACTGGTGGAGTGGATGATGTTGCCCCTCTACGATGATTATTCTGTGCGTCACGAGGCTTCATTTTGATCAAAGTCATGAAACAGATATCTTACTACACCGGACTTATAAGATAATACTAGAAAAAACAGGCAAGCAGGCTGAACTTTGCAGGTATTCAGGTTTTACACGAGCAAATCTTACTTCTTGCAATAAGAATAATGTCAGATTGAACTgataaaaaattcctgaaaaaactcagagattttttctttttagtttaaaaatgaaaaacaaggtGTTTTCTTTGATAACTTATAAACGACAGTCCATGAAGGGGTTGTCCTATAATCAATGGTGGAAGGAattaatctcaaaaatgttcttttccccatttgttaaattcattttttgatatAGAAGTTAAACTACTGAGCAGGAAATTTATTAAGAAAAAGTTCAGTGGTCCATAACTGTATTGTAGAGTGTAGTGTTATATTGCATTCCATTACATGTCCTGCTGAAtgtatttcaatcaggagagctTTAATAGAGTtcaacaatgatttattttacatttttggaaatgtttgaaaatgtgaaatgtcttttGAGAATAGACTCCACTGTGATGTCAGAAGAACTTGAAGGGGTAATA
It encodes the following:
- the LOC121514182 gene encoding LOW QUALITY PROTEIN: protachykinin (The sequence of the model RefSeq protein was modified relative to this genomic sequence to represent the inferred CDS: substituted 1 base at 1 genomic stop codon), with product MEVVVLIAVLLLTNVFCQDMDADNWREGFEENKWPNSGEIQDFLERMTRKVPRQYLGLLGKKEFGHRFQTFVGLMGKRGFEDXGMVCRVV